The sequence below is a genomic window from Raphanus sativus cultivar WK10039 unplaced genomic scaffold, ASM80110v3 Scaffold3159, whole genome shotgun sequence.
ACCTCCATTGAAGGTGGTCTAAACAACCAAAAATTTCTTGCTTTTGTAGTAACGCTCATATTCATCCATCTTCTGCCAACAGGTTTTCTTCTTCACCCCTGCTTTAATATCTTTCATCCTTCACCTCATGAGTTTCTTTTGTTCTCGTCTTGTTAACTCATCGTTGTTCTCAAAAAAAATCGTGAAACTATGCAATTTTCTCCGAGAAAGTGAGTTTTGCTAAATGTTTCATAACGAATTACTTATGTCATTTTTACTCTGTACAGAACAAAGAGGGTCTTGTATCTACATCGGTGGAATTGTCTTCTAATCACATGGTATAAATTGTCAAATAGGTGTTGTGTGAATATTGTATCATATAGAAAAATTGTCCAACTAACTAAATACGTTATACTATAATGTGCttgaattaaataaaagaaagtaaaagGTGGCAATGTGGTCAACTATCTTTGTGTGCAAACCaagtttcaaaaatacatttaattatGTAGTCATAGAGTCTATATAAAAGTACTCTCAACCCTCTCTATCATCTAACTCAGACAGTTGTAAGCCTTGACCAAAAGCTTTTCTTCAGTTTTTCTTACATCTAGCTTTATTTCTACCAAGGCTATGGAGGTCACAAAAACTAGTAGAAAGAAAACTAATGGAAATGGAAGACACCAGGTTCTCGATCATGAACCCAAGAGGAACCCATACAGGTTTTCGAAATCGATAAGAGAGAATGAGAAGATGTTAGAGGAGATGCAACAACAAATGCTTGAACTCGAAAGAAAAATTACAGAGAAAAAGGTATATATCATGCATgtttgtttagaatttttttttttttttgggacaaGTTTGTTTAGAAattattctcttttttctttagaaattaTTCTCTCGATATATACATCTTAATATACGTGAAAAAAACTTATGAATTTTTCCTTTTAAGCAGCTTTATCATGAAAAAGCCATCTCTAGACTGAAATACAACATGCGGTCCAGATGGATTTATCTTAATGGAGAATGGTTATCGATCGAGGATAACCCGTATTTCCGATTAGAGTGTCCCAAGAAGATGGAGCTAGACAAGTTAACTTTCGCTAATAGCGCATATCGTGACAAGAAAGCTGTTATATCATTCTCCTCTGGGAAACAAGAGATTAACATCCATGTTAGatatcataatttataaataaccttttatatttattgatcTTCGTgacaaaaattttttttattgatcatAAACAAACGAAATCTGATATATATTTCCTGTATATATGTTGCATGCAGAACCTAAACCATCGGATGTTACACGAGGCACAAAGCATGGATGGTGAGAGACGCCTTCTCAAGATGCTGAGTCCAAGTAAAGATGACGACTCTTTGGTTTCTTTTAAGCAAACAAAAGAAGAGGTTAAGTGTAAATTGTATTCGTTCTACAAccatatttaactaattttttttttgataaatatggTCGTAATAATGTTTTCTAAAATCGGTCTATTTGTCTAGAACAGATGTATGAGTTATATAGGTTGATAAAATTGCCAGTATATAGCCATCAACCAAGCACAATTGACAAAGAAGAATGTGAGAGAAAGCTAAAGGAACTTGAATTGAAGAGAGATCAAGGATTAATTAATGCTCCTTGTAAAGCTTCTCTATGGAATTCATTACCTTCTACCAAAGTCTTACGCAACAAGATTCAGGTCAAACCGTTTCAAGCCCATTTAGTTTCTTGGTTAGGATGAACCAAAATTGATTCGGTTTAGAGAAAACCGAGTTCTGATATGGCCTTCTTGGTTGTAGGATATGGAGGCAATAAATGAAGAAAAGAGGAAAATTGTTTTGGTAAGAAGAAAGGAGATAGAGTCGGAGGAGAAAAAGATAAAGAAGGCAGAGAAGGAGATCAAGTCTATGAATAAAATGATGGAGATGATTTTCATCAGAAAGAGAGCTCTGGAAACCATTTCACATGAAAAAAAGAAGTATGTGTAATAGTTGAAACTTAAAACCACAAGTCGTTAATTGTCCAAAAAACAAAACCACAACTCGCTACTTGTTTAATCTCATAGTCTCATTGTAACATCTAATACTCTTAGACAAAtgttcataaaaataataaatgaacaCTGGAGTGTGTCAAAACCATTCAAGTGTTGATTGATTAATGAAATCTTTCCACATGTTCGGTTTTCagagtttttttaaaaacactagAACCAAAATTGATTCGGTTTAGAGAAAAGAATTCTGTTTTGGCCATCTATGTCTTTGTAGGCTATGGAGGTCAGAGATGAAGAAAATAGGAAAATGGGTTTGGTAAGAAGAAATAAGATAGagtccaaagaaagaaagataaagaagGCAGAAAAGAGTTGTGTGGTTGTTTGAAAAATACCACAATTCTCTGCTTGTTGACTCTCTCATTGTCAGGTCTAGAACTTTCAACATATTTccattaagaaaaaataataactgAGCATTGTAATGTTTCCAAAGTGTTGATTGATTAATGAAATCTTTTCACATGTTGATTGATTACTGTAACCTCTGTTCTTATGGTATTATATGAGGTGCCCTAAGAATGGCCATTAGTTAAGATTAATTTGCGGCAGGATAGCGTAACCCCCAAGACTGTGAGCTCCCACAAATAACttcaatacttttttttttttttgtaaactaaataaCTTCAATACTTCCATGTTATTTTGATTTCGATAATTTATAA
It includes:
- the LOC108810976 gene encoding uncharacterized protein LOC108810976: MEVTKTSRKKTNGNGRHQVLDHEPKRNPYRFSKSIRENEKMLEEMQQQMLELERKITEKKLYHEKAISRLKYNMRSRWIYLNGEWLSIEDNPYFRLECPKKMELDKLTFANSAYRDKKAVISFSSGKQEINIHNLNHRMLHEAQSMDGERRLLKMLSPSKDDDSLVSFKQTKEEVKCKLYSFYNHI